One part of the Bacillus sp. FJAT-27916 genome encodes these proteins:
- the yycF gene encoding response regulator YycF, which yields MDKKILVVDDEKPIADILQFNLKKEGFEVYCAYDGNDAIKLVEEIQPDLILLDIMLPQQDGMEVCREVRKKYDMPIIMLTAKDSEIDKVLGLELGADDYVTKPFSTRELIARVKANLRRQKHAATQQDEQEETNEITVGNLVIHPDSYMVSKRGETIELTHREFELLFYLAKHIGQVMTREHLLQTVWGYDYYGDVRTVDVTVRRLREKIEDNPSHPAWIVTRRGVGYYLRHPEQE from the coding sequence ATGGATAAGAAAATTTTAGTCGTTGATGATGAGAAACCAATTGCTGACATACTCCAGTTTAATTTAAAGAAGGAAGGGTTTGAGGTGTATTGTGCTTATGATGGCAATGATGCAATCAAGCTCGTTGAAGAGATACAACCTGATTTGATTTTACTTGATATTATGCTCCCACAGCAGGATGGAATGGAAGTGTGCCGGGAGGTAAGAAAGAAATACGATATGCCAATCATCATGCTGACCGCGAAGGATTCTGAAATCGATAAAGTGCTCGGTCTTGAGCTTGGAGCAGATGACTATGTGACAAAGCCTTTCAGTACGCGTGAGTTGATTGCGCGTGTTAAGGCAAATCTTCGCCGACAGAAGCATGCGGCAACCCAGCAGGATGAGCAGGAGGAAACGAACGAAATCACTGTCGGCAATCTGGTTATTCACCCAGATTCCTATATGGTATCGAAAAGAGGGGAGACAATCGAACTCACTCATCGTGAATTCGAGCTGCTTTTCTATTTAGCGAAGCATATTGGACAAGTTATGACACGGGAGCATCTTCTGCAAACAGTATGGGGCTATGATTACTACGGAGATGTAAGAACAGTCGACGTTACAGTTAGACGTCTAAGGGAGAAGATAGAGGATAATCCGAGCCATCCGGCATGGATTGTTACGAGAAGAGGAGTTGGCTATTATCTCCGTCACCCAGAACAGGAGTAA